TTCTTTGACATCTCGGGCTGGAGCTTGCAAAACCCAAACTTCGTGGCGACCTGCGGGACAATCAAAAAGCCCCAAAAGGAATGGATGATGAAAAGGGGGGGAGCCAAACCCACTTAAAACCAAAACAGTGTCGTCTTTTCAGCCCGACACACTCACCTTGGAGCCAAAGTTCGAACTTGCGGGCGTCGCTGCCTTTGCCGCTGTGAACCGTTTCCGTCAGACCAACTTCCGACATCTGCAAAATGCCCGCAAGCAATCACGCAAAATGAATCAGCAAAGTTCAATTAGCACATCATTCACCAAAATAGGGGCGGGGAACCATCaacctcttttgttttttttttgttttttaataaaatggaaatggaaccAACTCCATCATCAGTCATTAACAAAAAGTTCCAACTCCAGCACTCTCTTTATAGCTCCCCCCATCGGTGGTGTTTATACCGAAGATGGATGGATAATACAACGGATCGATACCCATCAGACTGTGTGAACCGAAGCAAGTGCTAGTCGTCATAAAAAGTTAAGTGGTGGTCTTTTACCTTCAGAAGGTGTTTGAATTGATAAGTGGCCTTGTCCAATTCTTTGCCGACGCGTTTGCACAAAACGACGCCTCGCTCGTACAGGAACACGTGACGCTGCATCGGTTTGAGCCGGAGTTCACGAAGCCGGTCACGTTTGCCCTCAGCCCACATGCTGAAACCTCCTTGCAGCAACAGCCGGCCCAGCTCTGCCAGACTTCCCTATTGATTCGCGCAAGAAAGTCGCGTAATAAAATATGCACCAACACAACTTTGacattaacaaataaaaagtttttttttttgtgtctttaCTTGGTAACCGGTGATGGCCACTTGGTGCATGCTGTCGTTGACGCAACGGAGAACGGCCAACATGGCGTCGAGGGCCGATTGGAGATCGTTATCATCGCGGCTGACGTCGTCAGAGGAGCCTACAGGACATTGGCTGTACTTCATCAGATCCTTGAGCAGGAGCTGATACTTGGTGATCCTCTGAACGGGTTTGAGCAGGTAGGCACTGAGTGGTAATTTGTGTCCAAGGGTGGTTTGGCACTGGCGAAGGAAGGGGTTGTTCTCGCCCACCTGACGACGCAACTCTTCCGACTGTGGGATGTTTTGACAGTAGAAACTGTACAGAGAGTGCAGGTCTTCCGTCtgggagaaagaaatatttttagatcaGAGTGATAACTCCGAGTGGAATGCGACAGGATCCTTTTTGGCGTCAAGAGTAATGAATCTTATACATGTCTTAGGAAACAGGAAGCGACTAGCTGTGGGCTAGACAAGCTGCTCTCCAAGTCTGGCAGGAGAATCTGCCCGTGAAAGGCGCAGATTTCTGGCAAGTTGCCGAAAAGGACGTCCGTTTTGTCCACCAACTGAACAGGAACTTGGTAGGGTCCAGAGTGGTAAGGATCAGGATCCAGCAACTGATCCCTGTATCCCTGCAATGAAAAACAAGAGTGTCAATTCAATTCTTCATGAAGTGAATCAAGTCTCTTTGTTGTTCTTACTTTCAAAACAATGCTAATCTCGTTGACGTAAACCCGTTCCGTTTCCAGCAACTCGGTCAGGACGTGGCGAACTTTGACGTTGGCACTGACGGCTGGCAAAATGTTTTCCACTTCGTGTGTCGATTCTTTGCGTCCCTGGACGCTACCGTGAGAAGCCGAGCGGGCCAAAGACGACGGCTCGGGCGGCACAGTTTGGACAGGGCGGATCACTCGAGCTCGAGTGACGATTTGTCTGAGACCGACCGTTCGTCTATCACACATGACTTGAACGTCCTGAAGTCGCTGGATCACCTACAAGAAATTGTCTggtgaataaaaatatcagaaaaataaaattttatagaCTTGTATACCTGGTTGATTAATGATTTGGTTTCGGGAGTAATGATGTCCTGGAACATGTTGCGGAACTGTTTGGGATCACGGAACTCGGAAGCCGATGTAAAGAAATCTTCGATGTCGGCCAGGGCCTGAGCGGCGAATTCGGGCGAAGAGCATTTTTCCAGTTGCTGCGAGGCCAGTAGATCGACTCCCTGGGAACACCAGCGATTGGCCTTTTCGATGCGGTGGTACAAGTCGCGGGAGCGTTCCAGTGATTCCAGTCGTTGAATAAAAAGCTCGCGTAAAGTCTGGCTCATTCGTTGGAGTTCGATGCTCTTGGGGCGGACCGAATCGAGTACGACGGGACTGTCTGCGTAATCGGTCATCAATTTAGACGCATGACTGTAGAGCGCGTCGGCTCGATCCAGATCCAACTGAAAAATGAGTGAACGTTCCAAAAATTTAGCGACGGTCAAGggcgttttctctctcgaaaAACAACTCGTGTAACTACCTGGCAACGTGTTCGGCAATCGAATGTCTGTTGAAGCAGAGCGTCGATGACGGCCACTGTATCTCCGTCGCTCTCAAAGTCCGAAATCGTTTGGATATCCTCGTTGAGCACGATCTATACGAGCCATATAAAGGAGAAACAGAATGTGAACGGAATCTATAAAAGAATGTTTAACTGTCaactctctccctttttttattagcgGTCAACCAGGTGaagagaacaaacaaacaaaaattacggCCTTGTTATAATCTCTCGTTGTTTACCTGCAACTCTCTAAAATCGAGTTCGAACTGGCGTAGTTGAAGGCAGAGTTTCAGATGGGAGGCGTGTTTGTTCCAAAACTCGTCCAGCGTCCTTTGCGTCTCGTCCATTTGAATTAAAAGCCTGGGAACAACCAAATTCGCACGAGTGATAACAGTTTCTCATTTATCCGGTTTTGTAGGCTATACGGAACTCAAACGGGGACAATGATAACAAAGTGATAAAATGTTACCTCTCGACAGCCGTGATGTTGACTAGTTGGCCAGCCCAGGGCTCGCATCTGCGTCCAGGGGTGGCCAGAGGAGCTGGTTTCTTAATCAAGTTTAGCAGGGTCTCGCCTTGTGCGTTGGCGCTGTTCAACTCCGTTTTGAGACTGGCGTACTCTTGGCCCTGATGCTGAAGAACGGCCTGAGTGCTTTGCACATCGTTGGGCAACTCCGTGTCCTGGAGCCGACGTGAGAACTTGCGCAGGGCTGCGCCAATGTCGGCCGTGTTGGCCGAAAAGCTCTCCACCGACTATAAGAGACACGAAATTAATCCATCGGAAATCAATTGAAGACCAAACAACTTACGACTCGTGTATCGATCCATTCTTGGTGATTGTAGAACAAACAGCCGCCCAGCTCAATCGTCAACTGACTAGCATCGATCCGCTGGTGCAGCTCATCCAGGCAGCTGCAAACGACCACCTACATGGCCAAATAAAGAACAACACGACGACATGAAAGGGCCGCTAAACGAAGACAAGTTACATAATAACAAGAATCATGACGTCAATACCATCTGCTGGCGTGTAAGGCAACAGATGTAATCTACAGTTagacattattattatcattaaaGCGCGTGTAGATGTTAGTACATACCTTGAATTTGAAGTCCTCGCGGAAGAATTTATTGCTGACTTCTGAGATGGCTTTCTGGAGGAGGCCAGACGGCCGCAGAACATAGACGACGGCAATCAGGCCGGGAAAGAAATTCTGCatcaacaaaagagaatttaaTAACAATCAAGGAAAGccaaaaacgggaaaaagaacaaaacaaaataatttggggaaaaaaatgaaaattgttcCATTATTATGCGGAGAGTGCATCAAAGGGGCGTTAATGAATTCCCACATCACCGCGGAATGTTTTGACgatttcacacacacacagacgaaaTGAAGTAGGAAAAATGTCAATGGACACGGATGACAGGGTGTACTACTGTATGCGACAAAAGACGAGTGTCAGTTCGACAATGGCAGCACCACAACATACCGAAAGCCGCAATAGAGTGGCTTTGACAGCGTTCCAGCGATCTGAGCGTCGGTCGACGATGAGAACGTAACCCAAATCTGCATCGTGCAACCTGGATATGGTGTGTACAAGAAGGAAGACGGTTGAAACCGCCAACGACGTTTTGGTTCAATCcgatggagagaaaagagagcagAGTGCGTTGTGGGGCGTCGATTCCAGCCGGCACgagtttcaaataaaagaaaaaaaaaaaagaattaaagatAATCATCGAAATAAATCcgtaaaaggagaaaaccacGACACGCCAGAGTGGGGATATTCCGGCTAAGGGTGGAAGAAACTTACGCGGGTACGGAGGTCAGGTAAACAATCAACTTCCTGTAATTATCTTCAGTTAGGGTGGCAAAGTTGCACCTGTCCGGGAATGTGATGATGGGGCGACCCTCTCTGGAACGTCCacctatattttattttttgttagatgcacaacaaaaaaacacacgtgGCACAATGTCAAACTAATAACGTGAAAAGAACACGAAGTGGGTCGGAACGAGTcaactttttagtttttccccCATCTCTATCCCGaccaccccccttttttcacgTTCTACTATTCGAATATTATGGCCTCGCCTCTCTGTGTACAACAATCTGTATACTGCTGTATAGTTTGCATAAAGCCGACCGAATAAACTTATTCATTACAAAGTAGGAATGAAAAGGGCGTAGGTCGGTGGACCGACTCTATGACTAAATATGGTgtggaaaaaataatgaaacaataTAGACAAGCACGGAGAATGGATGAACTATTGCGGCTTCTATAAAGATGTTGGGAAGACACGcaaaggtaaatttaaaattcggACTTACCGGTCACGATGCCGTACTCGGCGCGCAAAAGTTCGGTGATTTCGCTGACTTTGACGGCTCCGTCGATGTGCTCCATAACATCATCTGCGAAAAAATGGTTAAcccaagagagaaaagagatatgAGGTCACAATCGATCCATCAGTGCACACACTACCCACACGACAAAACAGACAAGAAAATCATCAGATTTTCCACGACACaaacgtttttgtttttttcagatttaaaaCACAGCACTcgaagaatataagaaaatgcgGCCGTCAACAGCGACCGATCACGCTCGACTAGTTCAGCACGTTCTACCGACCAGGAATAATAATGGAAAGGAAAATACGAACCCCCCCCCACCGCTATACCTTCAACTATGGTATGGCTTATTCGTTTTCTAtagctcttcttctctttccagATATGAAGTCGGCTAAGAATAActgaaaaagccaaaaaggctAGAGTAGTGCCGAGAGGCTATAGAAGAGAGATATGCTTATAGCATCCCTCTCTTCAATGTGCGACGGCGCTCCCCTCACgccgacacacacactcacaaaaACAGAGTctacacaaaagagaaagaaagaaaaaaaaaggaacctgttcccaaaaaaataaaccgagCCCTCGAGGGATAAATGTGTGTTGGACACGACGGGCTGCCGTATCGGATGGCTGGATACGCTGGATATAGTATAGGTATATAGTAAAAACGGGTGAGATATACGGAATGTTATGCAGTacccttttttctccgttGGCTCCCCGAAAGGAGATCAATCACTGAATTAAAATACCATCAAAacataaagaaagaaaagggacacAAGATGAAGGTGGAGTCCATTCCAGGAAAATTTcgttcccttttcttcttcttctctaggGAGATAAGTAATATCATTCACCGTTACGTCGACGCCCGTCAGCGATCAATACCACTAACATTGAGCCGCCAGTCCAAAGTGACTAGTACGATAGAGAAAAAGGGACCATAGATACAAGAAACGGGGGGTGGCCATCGAGGAAGTGGAGTAACTAGAGTCGAAAGACGCCACTTGGGTAATTATGTTGGTCACAATTAAGTATTtctccaaaaaaaacaaaactctaaAAACACGAAAGAGGTCGATGTGGTTGAAAGCTGTCACCGTGATCTTTTGACCTCCCGACGTACGTACGGACAAACGAGGAGCAACCCCAATGACGTCTCGAGACGTCATAAAGTGAAAAGGGGGTTCTTTTTGGGCGTGTacaccgagagagagagaaataagattTCGCTGGATTGCATATATAAGAATATACCATCGTCGCCTCCCTGAATTGCTGAGGTTTCTGCCAGGATTGTTTCTTTCACTTCATCCGACGTCGCCTCGTTGCCGAAACGGATTACGTGATTCTGCAGAGATAGTCGATCTCTCTCGTTTTCCTCGTCGTGGGATGGCGCATCTGCGGTTGTTggcatctcttttttctttttcccactgCTGTGGCGCCTACTACAAGGAAAACTAccgtacaaaagaaaaaaaacctatccAGCGGGATAAATCTAAACGCACCAAGTGACTTGAGACTCGACTGTTGTTTGCATTCGACTACCGTTCAGCTTCCAAGTGGCAAACGATCCACTCACTCACTCACGCGAACACAATAATAAATcgaacacacacagcacacaaatGTGTGTATAGCTATAAACTTCCGTTCGTGCTGAAATGCACCACAAACACAacacatccccccccccatccccGCAACCGGAATAAATAAACGGGAATTGTggtcggtttttttttttttactaagtaTATCCTGTCTGGcgacatttttgatttcaatcagCGAATCCGGGCGTATTGTACCAagttctaatttaaaaaaagaaaaagattaagTTCAATTTGGTTCAAGCCGCAAACCATAAATAATCCGGAATTGTGGAAGGCTCGCAATCAACTAGACAGCCGCTTGACATGGCAGTTTGTCCTATCCGGCGACAAATTAATGCGCTTCCGTTAAAAGCCGAGATCCCATCAATCGATAACGCCTACTGCGTACTGAATCTCGTGTGTTCCGGCCAGTCGGATAAGATATAAACCCCCTCCCAAAGTTCCAgttcaaaatagaaataaacaaaaagaagagtttCCCGCTAGGGGAAGTCAAACAAGAGATGATCTACTAcgaccaacaaacaaacaaaaaagaaagaaaactgaaaactaaaaaaaaagaaaaaccaaaaaataagtGAAGAGAGAATTACCCATGTCCTCGAGTTCATGGCAGAAAATCTGGTACATcggcacagacacacacacacacagactcaCTTATAAAGGAGAGTTATATATACAATCACGGGCACACAGGAGGATGGCAGAGCGGTTAAGACAATTCCTGaaccaattcaaattttgttgtcTGTCGAAACCAATCGATGAAAGAGCAAAGGGAGTAACGACAGATGTGAGCTCCGAGTCGGAGGAAGATGGTGTACAGAATGCGGTGGGCAAAACGTAAAAGCAGCCAGGAGATTCGGAACGCGGGCAATAAGCACACGCATCGCATGTCGTATAGTACATACTCGgcaatagagaagaagaagcgaaggGGGGAGCGatatcaacacacacaaagtc
This DNA window, taken from Daphnia pulex isolate KAP4 chromosome 2, ASM2113471v1, encodes the following:
- the LOC124201165 gene encoding guanine nucleotide exchange factor DBS-like isoform X1, whose product is MGNARSASYSYHQPLEQQEEDRHRSLPSPLQSQLHPHLLYEQQQQHPRRAESSRRHHQSCYWGNASAVLAAESAINRSAGRNGIPAAAAMARGCSDDGSQRRNSSDATMASNADDNMTSVFGGCSSETGEPTPLPFVRHRNLPIRLPRINKESWSHQSFSNNTLNKCGRHKSLSCSMMHGRTTTMLPAQKNATTPVFVNGGPAGRHSVRSTRLSGESMRLTQPPTPLPITPPVPTSNLSLRDDADHAAGDQDGSGSVGVGRLRGAVSCAALLLQCSDSGEKIDRSMPSTTSRRLGEASSHPRDHIQVCVNNNQVPAIRSGWPAVQQADPTTSSTSGMAGNSSNPFRRQFLSMRSYQSHQKRPLLVTRSNSVRARPSAASVPILTELDGQQFLLNTFKAKHYLEMARIKKQSVEQNLSSASYYAVNLLPSSTIGPASNDDTAHRQQQLEQQQQQPTTTTTTSRSGLRKSWTSISQESLGDGEEEEDGGYTTTLTVGDNGSLHSRFSDSSYLTMLTANTSLSSGYHGPASLMGDPHPASSSSPSCSDEVEEEDDGEDDAIHQQYHNHQQMMMSHCDGTTSGIFYLEWLRQVTGSVPAYVELKQGRLHLKLIQDDVMEHIDGAVKVSEITELLRAEYGIVTGGRSREGRPIITFPDRCNFATLTEDNYRKLIVYLTSVPALHDADLGYVLIVDRRSDRWNAVKATLLRLSNFFPGLIAVVYVLRPSGLLQKAISEVSNKFFREDFKFKVVVCSCLDELHQRIDASQLTIELGGCLFYNHQEWIDTRVSVESFSANTADIGAALRKFSRRLQDTELPNDVQSTQAVLQHQGQEYASLKTELNSANAQGETLLNLIKKPAPLATPGRRCEPWAGQLVNITAVERLLIQMDETQRTLDEFWNKHASHLKLCLQLRQFELDFRELQIVLNEDIQTISDFESDGDTVAVIDALLQQTFDCRTRCQLDLDRADALYSHASKLMTDYADSPVVLDSVRPKSIELQRMSQTLRELFIQRLESLERSRDLYHRIEKANRWCSQGVDLLASQQLEKCSSPEFAAQALADIEDFFTSASEFRDPKQFRNMFQDIITPETKSLINQVIQRLQDVQVMCDRRTVGLRQIVTRARVIRPVQTVPPEPSSLARSASHGSVQGRKESTHEVENILPAVSANVKVRHVLTELLETERVYVNEISIVLKGYRDQLLDPDPYHSGPYQVPVQLVDKTDVLFGNLPEICAFHGQILLPDLESSLSSPQLVASCFLRHTEDLHSLYSFYCQNIPQSEELRRQVGENNPFLRQCQTTLGHKLPLSAYLLKPVQRITKYQLLLKDLMKYSQCPVGSSDDVSRDDNDLQSALDAMLAVLRCVNDSMHQVAITGYQGSLAELGRLLLQGGFSMWAEGKRDRLRELRLKPMQRHVFLYERGVVLCKRVGKELDKATYQFKHLLKMSEVGLTETVHSGKGSDARKFELWLQGRHEVWVLQAPARDVKETWITEIKRVLLNQFHQLKGQTIAQTSTSRTGGSALSSIGSGHPVVAPAGGVQKAIQHSSSISNGASHPSSPYGPKSLRPASSCSSWEYNNSTAGSSSSSSGVSSAGDRSSIVDTSASSTTSRASSGSRMLRSATVDEDDGWSTDFSLSDEDMGETYLDHVEPLRRRYVVLADYAPLGPTEAGLREGDIVDLVRVGCAGWWYVRPSSVGNSSSQEGWAPSAYLETAPAPTIKSPCSSGTPSPSVSSQDSEHDHLQ
- the LOC124201165 gene encoding guanine nucleotide exchange factor DBS-like isoform X2, with translation MSSQQQQQHRSPWHVDVFRTLTRFNLPKQLPRRPSVPKSWTFLPRQWPPNIPGLGINMNLLQQTVSSSSVVDELSRRYSQAPSSSSYDSCMSTVDPAALGRPSFDHMTHYGVQPHDFDDDDTSSCSSSSYNDVMEHIDGAVKVSEITELLRAEYGIVTGGRSREGRPIITFPDRCNFATLTEDNYRKLIVYLTSVPALHDADLGYVLIVDRRSDRWNAVKATLLRLSNFFPGLIAVVYVLRPSGLLQKAISEVSNKFFREDFKFKVVVCSCLDELHQRIDASQLTIELGGCLFYNHQEWIDTRVSVESFSANTADIGAALRKFSRRLQDTELPNDVQSTQAVLQHQGQEYASLKTELNSANAQGETLLNLIKKPAPLATPGRRCEPWAGQLVNITAVERLLIQMDETQRTLDEFWNKHASHLKLCLQLRQFELDFRELQIVLNEDIQTISDFESDGDTVAVIDALLQQTFDCRTRCQLDLDRADALYSHASKLMTDYADSPVVLDSVRPKSIELQRMSQTLRELFIQRLESLERSRDLYHRIEKANRWCSQGVDLLASQQLEKCSSPEFAAQALADIEDFFTSASEFRDPKQFRNMFQDIITPETKSLINQVIQRLQDVQVMCDRRTVGLRQIVTRARVIRPVQTVPPEPSSLARSASHGSVQGRKESTHEVENILPAVSANVKVRHVLTELLETERVYVNEISIVLKGYRDQLLDPDPYHSGPYQVPVQLVDKTDVLFGNLPEICAFHGQILLPDLESSLSSPQLVASCFLRHTEDLHSLYSFYCQNIPQSEELRRQVGENNPFLRQCQTTLGHKLPLSAYLLKPVQRITKYQLLLKDLMKYSQCPVGSSDDVSRDDNDLQSALDAMLAVLRCVNDSMHQVAITGYQGSLAELGRLLLQGGFSMWAEGKRDRLRELRLKPMQRHVFLYERGVVLCKRVGKELDKATYQFKHLLKMSEVGLTETVHSGKGSDARKFELWLQGRHEVWVLQAPARDVKETWITEIKRVLLNQFHQLKGQTIAQTSTSRTGGSALSSIGSGHPVVAPAGGVQKAIQHSSSISNGASHPSSPYGPKSLRPASSCSSWEYNNSTAGSSSSSSGVSSAGDRSSIVDTSASSTTSRASSGSRMLRSATVDEDDGWSTDFSLSDEDMGETYLDHVEPLRRRYVVLADYAPLGPTEAGLREGDIVDLVRVGCAGWWYVRPSSVGNSSSQEGWAPSAYLETAPAPTIKSPCSSGTPSPSVSSQDSEHDHLQ
- the LOC124201165 gene encoding guanine nucleotide exchange factor DBS-like isoform X4, producing MYQIFCHELEDMDDVMEHIDGAVKVSEITELLRAEYGIVTGGRSREGRPIITFPDRCNFATLTEDNYRKLIVYLTSVPALHDADLGYVLIVDRRSDRWNAVKATLLRLSNFFPGLIAVVYVLRPSGLLQKAISEVSNKFFREDFKFKVVVCSCLDELHQRIDASQLTIELGGCLFYNHQEWIDTRVSVESFSANTADIGAALRKFSRRLQDTELPNDVQSTQAVLQHQGQEYASLKTELNSANAQGETLLNLIKKPAPLATPGRRCEPWAGQLVNITAVERLLIQMDETQRTLDEFWNKHASHLKLCLQLRQFELDFRELQIVLNEDIQTISDFESDGDTVAVIDALLQQTFDCRTRCQLDLDRADALYSHASKLMTDYADSPVVLDSVRPKSIELQRMSQTLRELFIQRLESLERSRDLYHRIEKANRWCSQGVDLLASQQLEKCSSPEFAAQALADIEDFFTSASEFRDPKQFRNMFQDIITPETKSLINQVIQRLQDVQVMCDRRTVGLRQIVTRARVIRPVQTVPPEPSSLARSASHGSVQGRKESTHEVENILPAVSANVKVRHVLTELLETERVYVNEISIVLKGYRDQLLDPDPYHSGPYQVPVQLVDKTDVLFGNLPEICAFHGQILLPDLESSLSSPQLVASCFLRHTEDLHSLYSFYCQNIPQSEELRRQVGENNPFLRQCQTTLGHKLPLSAYLLKPVQRITKYQLLLKDLMKYSQCPVGSSDDVSRDDNDLQSALDAMLAVLRCVNDSMHQVAITGYQGSLAELGRLLLQGGFSMWAEGKRDRLRELRLKPMQRHVFLYERGVVLCKRVGKELDKATYQFKHLLKMSEVGLTETVHSGKGSDARKFELWLQGRHEVWVLQAPARDVKETWITEIKRVLLNQFHQLKGQTIAQTSTSRTGGSALSSIGSGHPVVAPAGGVQKAIQHSSSISNGASHPSSPYGPKSLRPASSCSSWEYNNSTAGSSSSSSGVSSAGDRSSIVDTSASSTTSRASSGSRMLRSATVDEDDGWSTDFSLSDEDMGETYLDHVEPLRRRYVVLADYAPLGPTEAGLREGDIVDLVRVGCAGWWYVRPSSVGNSSSQEGWAPSAYLETAPAPTIKSPCSSGTPSPSVSSQDSEHDHLQ
- the LOC124201165 gene encoding guanine nucleotide exchange factor DBS-like isoform X3, with translation MPTTADAPSHDEENERDRLSLQNHVIRFGNEATSDEVKETILAETSAIQGGDDDDVMEHIDGAVKVSEITELLRAEYGIVTGGRSREGRPIITFPDRCNFATLTEDNYRKLIVYLTSVPALHDADLGYVLIVDRRSDRWNAVKATLLRLSNFFPGLIAVVYVLRPSGLLQKAISEVSNKFFREDFKFKVVVCSCLDELHQRIDASQLTIELGGCLFYNHQEWIDTRVSVESFSANTADIGAALRKFSRRLQDTELPNDVQSTQAVLQHQGQEYASLKTELNSANAQGETLLNLIKKPAPLATPGRRCEPWAGQLVNITAVERLLIQMDETQRTLDEFWNKHASHLKLCLQLRQFELDFRELQIVLNEDIQTISDFESDGDTVAVIDALLQQTFDCRTRCQLDLDRADALYSHASKLMTDYADSPVVLDSVRPKSIELQRMSQTLRELFIQRLESLERSRDLYHRIEKANRWCSQGVDLLASQQLEKCSSPEFAAQALADIEDFFTSASEFRDPKQFRNMFQDIITPETKSLINQVIQRLQDVQVMCDRRTVGLRQIVTRARVIRPVQTVPPEPSSLARSASHGSVQGRKESTHEVENILPAVSANVKVRHVLTELLETERVYVNEISIVLKGYRDQLLDPDPYHSGPYQVPVQLVDKTDVLFGNLPEICAFHGQILLPDLESSLSSPQLVASCFLRHTEDLHSLYSFYCQNIPQSEELRRQVGENNPFLRQCQTTLGHKLPLSAYLLKPVQRITKYQLLLKDLMKYSQCPVGSSDDVSRDDNDLQSALDAMLAVLRCVNDSMHQVAITGYQGSLAELGRLLLQGGFSMWAEGKRDRLRELRLKPMQRHVFLYERGVVLCKRVGKELDKATYQFKHLLKMSEVGLTETVHSGKGSDARKFELWLQGRHEVWVLQAPARDVKETWITEIKRVLLNQFHQLKGQTIAQTSTSRTGGSALSSIGSGHPVVAPAGGVQKAIQHSSSISNGASHPSSPYGPKSLRPASSCSSWEYNNSTAGSSSSSSGVSSAGDRSSIVDTSASSTTSRASSGSRMLRSATVDEDDGWSTDFSLSDEDMGETYLDHVEPLRRRYVVLADYAPLGPTEAGLREGDIVDLVRVGCAGWWYVRPSSVGNSSSQEGWAPSAYLETAPAPTIKSPCSSGTPSPSVSSQDSEHDHLQ